The following proteins come from a genomic window of Nocardioides albertanoniae:
- a CDS encoding neutral/alkaline non-lysosomal ceramidase N-terminal domain-containing protein, which produces MNPLTPSTRRRPRLLVALSALGLALVTAVINIPSTSAEATTTPHATAAGTSTPTSGTGWLAGRGIADVTGEPLGVGMMGYADTSQFTEGLHQRQRSRAFVIEDRASGRRFVHVTADIGMIFSNIRNDVMDRLAKTYGDTYGEQNVMLTATHTHAGAAGFSHYNMYNLFSGGQHEGTESAIVDGIFRSIVRAHDDLAPAELSLGISEVDDANVNRSREAYDRNPAGDKAFFGERGTDTQSTTMSIRRNGKLDGVINWFPVHATSLPTSNKLISPDNKGYAEYHWEREARGVDYVTDSDDPGMVSAFAQTNAGDMSPNLALKPGTGPTDDPFKNTRIIGGRQYQGALRGTEATQQELSGGLDSRLVYVDMSKVEVGREFTPDGKVHHTCKAALGAPFAAGSTEDGGGGLPIFKEGKDGGNPVFDLISKIAYTASPALKACQAPKEIALPVGVVGMVQQKLPVQLVRIGDLYLVGLPQEVTITSGLRLRREVAEVTGAPIDHILVNGYANAYAHYLTTPEEYDSQEYEGGSTLFGRYQLPAYQQVVSELATSIEQGTELEVGTRAGDPAYVPGTPATVSSDSLGLGLHHGDVLTEPSASNRTGEEVKAVFAAANPDNDLRHGDTYLSVERRTGSGWVRVADDGDWSTKIRWATGRSLGIDATVTWVPEQAGTYRMRYFGAARKPLGAGLKEFSGTTRTFQVR; this is translated from the coding sequence GTGAACCCCCTCACCCCCAGTACGCGACGCCGGCCCAGGCTGCTCGTCGCGCTCTCGGCTCTCGGGCTGGCGCTCGTCACCGCCGTGATCAACATCCCCAGCACCAGCGCGGAGGCGACCACGACGCCGCACGCGACAGCGGCCGGGACCTCGACACCGACCTCCGGCACCGGCTGGCTCGCCGGCCGGGGCATCGCCGACGTCACCGGCGAGCCGCTGGGGGTGGGCATGATGGGCTACGCCGACACCTCCCAGTTCACCGAGGGGCTCCACCAGCGCCAGCGCTCGCGGGCGTTCGTGATCGAAGACCGGGCCAGCGGCAGGCGCTTCGTGCACGTCACCGCCGACATCGGGATGATCTTCTCCAACATCCGCAACGACGTCATGGATCGTCTGGCCAAGACCTACGGCGACACCTACGGCGAGCAGAACGTCATGTTGACGGCCACCCACACGCACGCCGGCGCGGCGGGATTCAGCCACTACAACATGTACAACCTCTTCTCCGGCGGCCAGCACGAGGGCACCGAGAGCGCGATCGTCGACGGCATCTTCCGCTCGATCGTGCGCGCCCACGACGACCTCGCCCCGGCCGAGCTCTCCCTCGGCATCTCCGAGGTCGACGACGCCAACGTGAACCGCTCCCGCGAGGCGTACGACCGAAACCCGGCCGGCGACAAGGCCTTCTTCGGCGAGCGCGGCACCGACACCCAGTCGACGACCATGAGCATCCGGCGCAACGGCAAGCTCGACGGGGTGATCAACTGGTTCCCCGTGCACGCGACCAGCCTGCCCACCAGCAACAAGCTGATCAGCCCCGACAACAAGGGCTACGCCGAATACCACTGGGAGCGCGAGGCACGCGGCGTCGACTACGTCACCGACAGCGACGACCCCGGCATGGTCAGCGCCTTCGCCCAGACCAACGCCGGCGACATGAGTCCCAACCTGGCGCTCAAGCCCGGCACCGGCCCGACCGACGACCCGTTCAAGAACACCCGGATCATCGGCGGACGCCAGTACCAGGGCGCCCTGCGCGGCACCGAGGCCACCCAGCAGGAGCTGAGCGGCGGCCTCGACTCCCGCCTCGTCTACGTCGACATGTCGAAGGTGGAGGTCGGCCGCGAGTTCACGCCCGACGGCAAGGTGCACCACACCTGCAAGGCCGCGCTCGGTGCCCCGTTCGCAGCCGGCTCGACCGAGGACGGTGGCGGCGGGCTGCCGATCTTCAAGGAGGGCAAGGACGGCGGCAACCCCGTGTTCGACCTGATCTCGAAGATCGCCTACACCGCCAGCCCGGCGCTGAAGGCCTGCCAGGCACCGAAGGAGATCGCGCTCCCGGTCGGCGTCGTCGGGATGGTGCAGCAGAAGCTGCCCGTGCAGCTGGTCAGGATCGGCGACCTCTACCTGGTCGGCCTGCCGCAGGAGGTCACGATCACCTCGGGCCTGCGGTTGCGGCGCGAGGTCGCCGAGGTCACCGGCGCCCCGATCGACCACATCCTCGTCAACGGCTACGCCAACGCCTACGCCCACTACCTGACGACGCCCGAGGAGTACGACTCCCAGGAGTACGAGGGCGGCTCGACGCTCTTCGGCCGCTATCAGCTGCCCGCCTACCAGCAGGTCGTCTCCGAGCTCGCCACCTCGATCGAGCAGGGCACCGAGCTCGAGGTCGGCACGCGTGCCGGAGACCCCGCCTACGTGCCCGGCACCCCTGCCACTGTCTCCAGCGACAGTCTCGGTCTCGGCCTCCACCACGGCGATGTGCTCACCGAGCCTTCGGCCTCCAACCGGACCGGCGAGGAGGTCAAGGCCGTCTTCGCCGCCGCCAACCCTGACAACGACCTGCGCCACGGCGACACCTACCTCAGCGTCGAGCGGCGTACGGGCTCGGGCTGGGTGCGCGTGGCCGACGACGGCGACTGGTCGACCAAGATCCGGTGGGCGACCGGCAGGTCGCTCGGGATCGACGCCACCGTCACCTGGGTGCCCGAGCAGGCCGGCACGTATCGGATGCGCTACTTCGGTGCCGCCAGGAAGCCGCTCGGCGCGGGGCTGAAGGAGTTCAGCGGCACGACGCGTACGTTCCAGGTGCGCTGA
- a CDS encoding primosomal protein N': MSRGPNQAAGAAELELPGLVRDRVKEGRAKAAATRARKAADAEIASVDPVAKVLVDLPMAHLDRPFDYAVPAAMAEEALPGVRVKVRFGPKDVDGFIVARAEASEHANLQPLKRVVSPEQVLTPAVAALSESVARRYAGARADVIRLAVPPRHASTEKAEQAATSPGLPYDAEAASAAWSGHEPAAAFLRHLASGGAPRAVWHAAAGTDHADLIAHATAATLASGRGALVVVPDWKDLARLDAAMTKVLGEGQHAVLAADAGPAQRYREFLRVSRGQVRVAIGTRAAAFAPVRDLGLVVVWDDGDDLLAEQRSPYPHARDVLLLRAEQERTAALVGGFARTVEAGFLAETGWAQEIRPTRALARSRVSIEITGDTDFDLEKDPLTRTSRVPREAHEIIRVALADGPVLLQTPRRGYAASLACDRCRTPARCSACQGPLRLGGPATPPTCGWCAHVEAAWACGACGGFGLRAPIIGEARTAEEMGRSFPGVRVMTSSAGAVKQTVPGAPAIVVATIGAEPVAEGGYTAVLLLDTWLLLGRPDLRTDEEALRRWSNAAGLVRPGGRVLVVGDPALSVLQALVRWDQPGFARREASARQEAHLPPASRLATITATPGALDDALTLLALPSGGEILGPVPAESTTAGEPRLRAVIRVPRSLGAELNGALGELQRVRSARKLDPVRIQVDPPTL; this comes from the coding sequence GTGAGCCGGGGACCGAATCAGGCAGCCGGGGCAGCCGAGCTGGAGCTGCCCGGGCTGGTCCGCGACCGCGTCAAGGAGGGGCGGGCGAAGGCGGCGGCCACGCGTGCGCGCAAGGCGGCCGACGCGGAGATCGCCTCTGTCGACCCGGTCGCGAAGGTGCTCGTCGACCTGCCGATGGCCCATCTCGACCGCCCCTTCGACTATGCGGTGCCGGCGGCGATGGCCGAGGAGGCCCTGCCCGGGGTGCGGGTCAAGGTGCGCTTCGGGCCCAAGGACGTCGACGGCTTCATCGTGGCCCGCGCGGAGGCCTCCGAGCATGCCAACCTGCAGCCCCTCAAGCGGGTCGTCAGCCCCGAGCAGGTGCTCACCCCCGCCGTCGCCGCGCTGAGCGAGTCGGTCGCGCGCCGGTATGCGGGCGCTCGGGCCGACGTGATCCGGCTGGCGGTGCCGCCACGGCACGCGTCGACGGAGAAGGCGGAGCAGGCTGCGACCTCTCCTGGTCTGCCGTACGACGCCGAGGCGGCGTCCGCGGCGTGGTCAGGGCACGAGCCGGCGGCCGCCTTCCTGCGACACCTGGCCTCGGGGGGAGCGCCGCGGGCGGTGTGGCACGCTGCGGCCGGCACCGACCACGCCGACCTGATCGCTCATGCCACCGCGGCCACGCTGGCCTCGGGGCGAGGTGCCCTGGTCGTCGTGCCCGACTGGAAGGATCTCGCCCGGCTCGACGCCGCGATGACGAAGGTGCTGGGGGAGGGGCAGCATGCCGTGCTGGCCGCCGACGCCGGCCCGGCGCAGCGGTATCGCGAGTTCCTCCGGGTCTCGCGTGGCCAGGTGCGGGTCGCGATCGGCACCCGCGCGGCGGCCTTCGCGCCGGTGCGCGACCTCGGCCTCGTCGTCGTCTGGGACGACGGCGACGACCTGCTCGCCGAGCAGCGCTCGCCCTACCCGCACGCCCGCGACGTGCTGCTGCTGCGAGCCGAGCAGGAGCGTACGGCGGCGCTCGTGGGTGGCTTCGCGCGCACCGTCGAGGCCGGTTTCCTGGCGGAGACGGGCTGGGCGCAGGAGATCCGCCCGACCCGTGCCCTGGCCCGCAGCCGGGTGAGCATCGAGATCACCGGCGACACCGACTTCGACCTCGAGAAGGACCCGCTCACCCGCACCTCCCGGGTGCCTCGCGAGGCCCACGAGATCATCCGCGTCGCGCTCGCGGACGGGCCGGTGCTGCTGCAGACCCCGCGGCGCGGCTATGCGGCCTCGTTGGCCTGCGACCGATGCCGTACGCCTGCCAGGTGCTCCGCCTGCCAGGGTCCGTTGCGGCTCGGCGGGCCGGCGACGCCGCCGACGTGCGGCTGGTGCGCGCACGTCGAGGCGGCGTGGGCGTGCGGGGCCTGTGGCGGTTTCGGGCTGCGGGCGCCGATCATCGGTGAGGCCCGCACGGCCGAGGAGATGGGCCGCTCCTTCCCCGGAGTGCGGGTGATGACCTCTTCGGCGGGCGCCGTCAAGCAGACCGTGCCGGGGGCGCCGGCCATCGTGGTCGCGACCATCGGCGCGGAGCCGGTCGCCGAGGGCGGCTACACCGCGGTGCTGCTGCTCGACACCTGGCTGCTGCTGGGGCGGCCGGACCTGCGTACGGACGAGGAGGCGCTGCGCCGCTGGAGCAACGCCGCCGGGCTGGTGCGGCCTGGCGGACGGGTGCTGGTCGTGGGCGACCCGGCTCTCTCGGTGCTCCAGGCGCTGGTGCGGTGGGACCAGCCCGGGTTCGCCCGGCGAGAGGCGTCGGCCCGCCAGGAGGCGCACCTTCCACCGGCCTCCCGGCTGGCCACGATCACGGCCACCCCGGGGGCGCTCGATGACGCGCTCACCCTGCTCGCTCTCCCGTCCGGAGGCGAGATCCTCGGGCCGGTGCCGGCCGAGTCCACCACCGCCGGTGAGCCACGGCTGCGGGCCGTCATCCGGGTGCCGAGATCCCTCGGAGCAGAGCTGAACGGCGCGCTGGGGGAGCTGCAACGGGTGCGCTCGGCGCGCAAGCTGGACCCGGTGCGGATCCAGGTGGATCCACCGACGCTCTGA
- a CDS encoding RsmB/NOP family class I SAM-dependent RNA methyltransferase: MSPSDRAQPNRAQSGRRNRGRGPQGPGRSGTRGATKPADPARLAAFEVLKAVRVDEAYANLVLPHVLGRLGLEGRDAAFATELASGTLRQQGTYDAILAACIDRPLAKVEAKVLDVLRLGAHQILSMRVPDHAAISTSVDLARSKVGQGPAGFVNAVLRKVSRSSLEEWVIAVAPAREKDHDGWAAVAFSHPRWVVERLAEAVGRDQVDALLAADNVPPAVTLVARPGRSSLEELGGAPTAHSPYGATLESGSPAGIPAVAEGRAGVQDEGSQLVALALAEAGLESRGPEVWLDACAGPGGKSALLAALASQRGASLVANERQPHRAGLVRQNLLARESDALVPGAAGVVAGDGTRAPFRAGVFDRVLVDAPCTGLGALRRRPESRWRRTARDLDVLIDLQRSLLERAIDLTRPGGAVLYATCSPVLAETQGVVEHVLSARSDLRVEPIAATVGQVPNSAGPIAGTVQLWPHRHGTDAMFLALLRRDEA, from the coding sequence GTGTCACCTTCGGATAGGGCGCAGCCGAACAGAGCGCAGTCGGGGAGACGCAACCGCGGTCGCGGGCCACAGGGTCCGGGTCGGTCGGGCACGCGTGGTGCCACCAAGCCCGCGGATCCGGCTCGGCTGGCCGCCTTCGAGGTGCTGAAGGCGGTGCGGGTCGACGAGGCGTACGCCAACCTCGTGCTGCCCCACGTGCTCGGCCGTCTCGGCCTGGAGGGTCGCGACGCGGCGTTCGCCACCGAGCTCGCCTCGGGCACGCTGCGGCAGCAGGGCACCTACGACGCGATCCTGGCCGCCTGCATCGACCGGCCGCTGGCCAAGGTCGAGGCGAAGGTGCTCGACGTGCTGCGCCTCGGCGCCCATCAGATCCTGTCGATGCGGGTGCCCGACCACGCGGCGATCTCGACGAGCGTCGACCTGGCCCGCTCCAAGGTCGGTCAGGGCCCGGCCGGGTTCGTGAACGCCGTGCTGCGCAAGGTCTCCCGATCCTCGCTGGAGGAGTGGGTCATCGCGGTGGCACCGGCGCGCGAGAAGGATCACGACGGCTGGGCCGCGGTGGCCTTCAGCCACCCGCGATGGGTGGTCGAGCGGCTCGCCGAGGCCGTCGGCCGCGACCAGGTCGACGCCCTCCTGGCGGCCGACAACGTGCCTCCGGCGGTGACCCTGGTCGCTCGTCCGGGCCGATCGAGCCTCGAGGAGCTCGGCGGCGCTCCGACGGCCCACTCGCCGTACGGCGCCACCCTCGAGTCGGGCTCGCCGGCCGGGATCCCCGCCGTCGCCGAGGGGCGCGCCGGGGTCCAGGACGAAGGCTCACAGCTGGTCGCGCTCGCGCTCGCCGAGGCAGGTCTGGAGAGTCGGGGTCCGGAGGTCTGGCTCGATGCGTGTGCGGGCCCGGGCGGGAAGTCGGCGCTGCTGGCGGCCCTGGCCTCCCAGCGCGGCGCCTCGCTGGTGGCCAACGAGCGGCAGCCGCACCGCGCCGGCCTGGTGCGGCAGAACCTCCTCGCGCGGGAGAGCGACGCCCTCGTCCCCGGCGCCGCGGGCGTGGTCGCGGGCGACGGCACTCGGGCGCCGTTCAGGGCCGGCGTCTTCGACCGGGTGCTCGTCGACGCTCCGTGCACCGGCCTCGGCGCGCTCCGGAGGCGTCCGGAGTCGCGGTGGCGGCGGACGGCTCGAGACCTCGACGTGCTCATCGACCTGCAGCGGTCGCTCCTCGAGCGTGCGATCGACCTGACCCGCCCCGGCGGTGCGGTGCTCTACGCGACCTGCTCGCCGGTGCTCGCCGAGACCCAGGGCGTGGTCGAGCATGTGCTCTCGGCCCGCTCCGACCTGCGGGTCGAGCCGATCGCCGCGACCGTCGGACAGGTGCCCAACAGCGCGGGCCCGATCGCCGGCACCGTGCAGCTGTGGCCGCACCGCCACGGCACCGATGCCATGTTCCTGGCGCTCCTGCGCCGAGACGAGGCCTGA
- the def gene encoding peptide deformylase, which yields MAVQPIRLFGDPVLRKPALEVVDFDKELHKLVADLTDTMLEAPGAGLAAPQLGVSLRVFTWNVDGEIGHLINPDLTLSEEIQDGGEGCLSLPDITYDCRRALSVVARGFDMHGEPVTIEGSELLARAIQHETDHLDGILFIDRLDTAARKAAMKEIRESEWFGLEKPTVKISPHATNGFGF from the coding sequence GTGGCCGTTCAGCCCATCCGACTTTTTGGCGACCCCGTGCTGCGCAAACCAGCTCTCGAGGTCGTCGACTTCGACAAGGAGCTGCACAAGCTCGTTGCCGACCTCACAGACACCATGCTCGAGGCGCCCGGCGCCGGTCTGGCGGCGCCGCAGCTCGGCGTCAGCCTGCGAGTCTTCACCTGGAACGTCGACGGCGAGATCGGCCACCTGATCAACCCCGATCTCACGCTCTCCGAGGAGATCCAGGACGGCGGCGAGGGCTGCCTGTCGCTGCCCGACATCACCTACGACTGCCGACGCGCCCTCTCGGTGGTCGCGAGGGGCTTCGACATGCACGGCGAGCCGGTCACGATCGAGGGCTCGGAGCTGCTCGCGCGCGCGATCCAGCACGAGACCGACCACCTCGACGGCATCTTGTTCATCGACCGGCTCGACACCGCGGCACGCAAGGCGGCGATGAAGGAGATCCGCGAGTCGGAGTGGTTCGGCCTCGAGAAGCCGACGGTCAAGATCTCGCCGCACGCCACGAACGGTTTCGGATTCTGA
- the fmt gene encoding methionyl-tRNA formyltransferase yields the protein MRCVFAGTPEVAVPSLEAIAASRHEVVGVVTRPDAAQGRSKRLVPSPVAQRAEELGIPVLKPEHPRDPEFQTALKALEPDCCPVVAYGAMLPQTALDIPEHGWVNLHFSLLPAYRGAAPVQRAVWAGEQISGATTFRIVKAMDAGPIFGTMTQALTPHETSGSLFEKLTEGGAELLVRTLDGIEDGSLEAREQPEDGVSYADKITVEDAQIDWKQSALAIDRQVRACTPAPGAWTLLEGERFKVGPVTLEGGLDMIEHPGIAPGQLLVRKNEVLVGTGTATVRLGRVKAFGKKEMPAADWARGVRLESGVTFG from the coding sequence ATGCGCTGTGTCTTTGCCGGCACCCCCGAGGTCGCCGTGCCGTCCCTGGAGGCGATCGCCGCCTCGCGCCACGAGGTCGTCGGCGTCGTGACCCGCCCGGACGCCGCCCAGGGCCGTAGCAAGCGGCTGGTGCCCTCACCGGTGGCCCAGCGCGCCGAGGAGCTGGGCATCCCGGTGCTCAAGCCCGAGCATCCGCGCGACCCTGAGTTCCAGACAGCCCTCAAGGCGCTCGAGCCCGACTGCTGCCCCGTGGTCGCCTACGGCGCGATGCTGCCGCAGACCGCGCTCGACATCCCGGAGCACGGCTGGGTCAACCTGCACTTCTCGCTCCTGCCGGCCTACCGCGGCGCCGCCCCCGTGCAGCGCGCCGTCTGGGCGGGTGAGCAGATCTCCGGCGCCACCACGTTCCGGATCGTCAAGGCGATGGACGCCGGCCCGATCTTCGGCACGATGACGCAGGCGCTGACGCCCCACGAGACCTCCGGGTCGCTCTTCGAGAAGCTCACCGAGGGCGGTGCCGAGCTGCTGGTGCGCACCCTCGACGGGATCGAGGACGGCTCGCTCGAGGCCCGTGAGCAGCCCGAGGACGGCGTCTCCTACGCCGACAAGATCACCGTCGAGGACGCTCAGATCGACTGGAAGCAGAGCGCCCTCGCCATCGACCGCCAGGTGCGTGCGTGCACCCCGGCGCCGGGCGCCTGGACGCTGCTCGAGGGCGAGCGTTTCAAGGTGGGCCCGGTGACGCTCGAGGGCGGCCTCGACATGATCGAGCACCCGGGCATCGCGCCCGGTCAGCTGCTCGTCCGCAAGAACGAGGTGCTCGTCGGCACCGGCACCGCCACCGTGCGCCTGGGCCGCGTCAAGGCGTTCGGGAAGAAGGAGATGCCGGCCGCCGACTGGGCCCGCGGGGTACGTCTGGAGTCCGGTGTCACCTTCGGATAG